A single genomic interval of Chitinophaga sp. 180180018-3 harbors:
- a CDS encoding YkgJ family cysteine cluster protein yields the protein MSKILEDWEQKAREKQKVNKQYLDKLQTRRGKGVEKLLPDLHEEAFSKIDCLQCGNCCKTISPRFKAPDIRRISKYLGMKEGEFIEKYLRIDSDEDYVVKFSPCPFLSADNYCSIYDARPGDCENYPYTDSYDFFKRPKITYENSTVCPAVYYVLERLKEKFSL from the coding sequence ATGAGCAAGATTTTAGAAGACTGGGAACAAAAGGCCCGGGAGAAACAGAAAGTAAATAAACAGTATCTCGATAAGCTACAAACCCGTCGCGGGAAAGGTGTCGAAAAACTGTTGCCGGACCTGCATGAAGAAGCATTCAGTAAAATTGATTGCCTTCAATGCGGCAACTGCTGTAAAACAATCAGCCCACGCTTCAAAGCTCCTGATATCAGGCGTATATCCAAGTATCTCGGAATGAAGGAAGGGGAGTTTATTGAGAAATATCTCCGGATCGATAGCGATGAAGACTATGTGGTGAAGTTTTCTCCATGCCCGTTCCTGAGTGCTGATAACTATTGCAGCATCTATGACGCCCGCCCGGGTGATTGTGAAAACTATCCTTACACCGACAGCTATGATTTTTTTAAACGTCCTAAGATCACGTACGAAAATAGTACGGTTTGCCCGGCCGTTTATTATGTATTGGAACGATTGAAAGAGAAATTCAGCCTGTAG
- a CDS encoding MFS transporter, protein MDTSASKPDPYASLRFPEFNYYLVIRFALVFALAMQFAIIEWKVYEISKDPFSLGLIGLSEVIPAVTLAPFAGHLVDKLEKRGILLKCVISYIIIGLGLFLLTWDQAVAGLPRQWVLNLIYMLVFFGGTVRAFTSPSTFTLLSLLVPRELYANASTWSSSAWQIGGVLGPALGGLFIHWFGVHWSMLLVVIVFLAPLYSLIKIKPKPIYYKPKGESFFDGLTQGMRFVWKTRVVLNAMALDMFAVLFGGAVAMLPAYAKDVLHVGSLGYGLLRSAPAIGALVTMFILAHRPLANKPGLKLLAAVFGFGLTIIFFGISKNFYLSMLLLLFSGSLDGVSVIIRQTILQLKTPDDMRGRVASVSSMFVGSSNELGAFESGFMARAIGLVPSVVFGGFVTLGVVVTTYIISPAMRNLNLKE, encoded by the coding sequence TTGGACACTTCGGCTTCAAAACCTGACCCATACGCCTCGTTACGCTTTCCAGAATTCAATTATTACCTTGTTATCCGCTTTGCGCTGGTGTTTGCACTGGCAATGCAGTTTGCTATTATTGAATGGAAAGTATATGAAATCTCCAAAGATCCTTTTTCGCTGGGATTGATTGGTTTATCGGAAGTAATACCTGCAGTGACCCTGGCACCTTTTGCCGGTCACCTGGTCGACAAGCTGGAGAAGCGCGGGATCCTGCTCAAATGTGTCATATCGTATATTATTATCGGTTTGGGGTTGTTTCTGTTAACATGGGACCAGGCAGTAGCCGGGCTTCCCAGGCAATGGGTGTTGAACCTGATCTACATGCTGGTTTTCTTCGGAGGCACTGTTCGGGCCTTTACCAGCCCCTCTACGTTCACATTGCTATCCCTGCTCGTACCCCGTGAGTTATACGCTAACGCTTCTACCTGGAGCAGTTCAGCCTGGCAGATAGGCGGCGTACTGGGGCCGGCGCTTGGTGGCCTGTTCATACACTGGTTCGGCGTACACTGGTCGATGCTGTTGGTGGTGATAGTTTTCCTGGCACCGTTATACAGCCTGATAAAAATTAAGCCCAAGCCTATTTACTATAAGCCCAAAGGGGAAAGCTTTTTCGACGGACTGACCCAGGGGATGCGCTTCGTCTGGAAAACCAGGGTGGTACTCAATGCGATGGCGCTGGATATGTTTGCGGTATTGTTCGGAGGAGCAGTGGCCATGTTGCCGGCTTATGCAAAAGATGTGCTGCATGTAGGTTCTCTGGGATATGGATTACTTCGCTCTGCTCCTGCCATCGGCGCCCTCGTTACCATGTTCATACTGGCGCACAGGCCGTTGGCCAATAAACCAGGGCTCAAGCTGCTGGCGGCTGTATTTGGGTTTGGCCTGACCATCATCTTCTTCGGTATCTCCAAAAACTTCTATCTTTCCATGCTCCTGTTGTTATTCAGCGGATCACTGGACGGCGTAAGCGTGATTATCAGACAAACCATCCTGCAACTGAAAACGCCCGACGATATGCGTGGGCGGGTAGCTTCTGTAAGCTCCATGTTCGTAGGATCATCCAACGAACTCGGCGCCTTTGAAAGCGGCTTTATGGCAAGGGCTATCGGACTTGTACCTTCCGTTGTATTTGGTGGCTTTGTAACGCTGGGCGTGGTGGTTACTACCTACATCATTTCCCCCGCCATGCGGAACCTGAATTTAAAAGAGTAG